In bacterium, the genomic stretch AGCTTTAGCTGAATGTGACTCAACGTTAAGTATATGAAAAGTAATCGATTTCGAAGCACTTGTTTTCCAATTTATAACAAAGTTCAATAGGACTTAAATGCTCTATTTTACTAGTGATTCGGCAATTTTTTATATAAATTGTTGTGTGCCCGTGCTTTTCGTTTAAGGTTCAATTCCCAATATCAATAAAGGAACAGGTGGACTATTCCTTCCTTGTCTCATCACATTGTAGACTTCGCCTTCATAATATGCGACACCGCTTGACATTTGTGACTGCATTTTTTTTGTTGGTAAAATTTCTATTCCCAAATTAATGACACCACCAGAATAAAACAGCATATGTTTTACAAATAAATCGTATGCTACAAATGAGTATTTACCAAATTGGACTTCAACAGCTAATTTATCTTTAACAAAATCAGTTTGGTTGTAACTATAAATGGGTTCTTTTTCACCATTCTCAATTAAAAATTTTTTCTGGTCACTTACTGGCATTGTTACTGTTTTTTCCATTAAACCCCGATCTAATGTGATGTAATAAGAGTAACGGCCTTCTTTCCATTTCCTTTTTTGAAATTCTTTATCAAATTCTTTGTTCAAGTCAACTGGACTATAAAGTTTAGTTCCTTTCATTGTTTTTTCTTTACTGATCTTTGTCTTAAATTTTCCAGCATCTATTGAAGAAATAACATCTTTAATTTCTTTGTATAATTTTTTGTGGTGAACAATTAAATATTCTTCGCCATTTAAATGCGAATATTTTTTTGATATTTTCATAAAGTTTATCCTTTTAAATTTAATTTTAACCATTCTTTGGGTATCTGTGCAACTTTATCTTTTTTAGATGGTTTGTGTATTGCTTTATTAATAGGACGAATTTTTAAATTCCCTTCTCTTAAATTTTCAATCCTTTTTTCTGCTATTTTACAATATTCCGTTTCTTTATCTATACCAATAGCATTCCTTCCGTTTTTTATTGCGGCAATAATTGCAGAACCTACTCCAGAAAATGGATCTAATATCCAACTATTTTTATTGGTTAAAGCTAAAACGCATCTTTCTACCAATTCGATTGGGTATTGACAAGGGTGTACAGTTTTTTCAGGATGATTTGACTTAACATTCGGTATGTTCCATAATTCATTTTCCCAATCTTTTACAACGATTTCCCAAATATCCGATGGGTTTTTACCATTAGGATTGCCAGATAACTGACCCTTTTTTGGTCCTTTGAAATGTCGT encodes the following:
- a CDS encoding restriction endonuclease, with amino-acid sequence MKISKKYSHLNGEEYLIVHHKKLYKEIKDVISSIDAGKFKTKISKEKTMKGTKLYSPVDLNKEFDKEFQKRKWKEGRYSYYITLDRGLMEKTVTMPVSDQKKFLIENGEKEPIYSYNQTDFVKDKLAVEVQFGKYSFVAYDLFVKHMLFYSGGVINLGIEILPTKKMQSQMSSGVAYYEGEVYNVMRQGRNSPPVPLLILGIEP